One segment of Rhodopirellula baltica SH 1 DNA contains the following:
- a CDS encoding PIG-L deacetylase family protein, which translates to MPSVLAVAAHPDDIEFLFAGTMLLLGQRGWDLHYMNVADGSRGSTTMGPQECAATRLEEAKQAAKVLDATFYPPICADMEVAYTTENVQKVAAVVRQSRASIVLTHSPIDYMEDHENACRLAVSAAFAHGMPNLESIPPAPVYMDPVTVYHAQPVGCRQPTGELVTPHFYVDTGAVIEQKAESLACHASQKQWLDESQGMDSYIESMRDLSRMVGQMSGRYEHAEGWRRREHWGFCGPDDDPLRVALADRIAEGTRNL; encoded by the coding sequence ATGCCGTCCGTTCTCGCTGTTGCCGCGCACCCTGATGACATTGAGTTTCTATTCGCGGGGACGATGTTGTTGCTTGGCCAACGAGGTTGGGACTTGCATTACATGAACGTGGCCGATGGTTCTCGTGGAAGCACGACGATGGGCCCGCAAGAGTGCGCGGCGACTCGTTTGGAAGAGGCCAAGCAAGCGGCAAAGGTTCTCGATGCGACGTTCTACCCACCGATTTGTGCGGACATGGAAGTTGCATACACGACTGAGAATGTCCAAAAGGTCGCCGCAGTTGTGCGTCAGTCCAGAGCTTCGATCGTGCTAACGCATTCGCCCATCGACTACATGGAAGATCACGAGAACGCGTGTCGGTTGGCAGTCAGTGCCGCGTTTGCGCATGGGATGCCGAACCTTGAGAGCATTCCTCCGGCACCCGTCTACATGGATCCGGTGACGGTTTACCACGCTCAGCCCGTAGGTTGTCGTCAACCAACCGGTGAGCTTGTGACGCCGCATTTCTATGTGGATACCGGAGCGGTCATTGAGCAGAAAGCGGAATCGCTTGCATGTCATGCCAGCCAAAAACAATGGCTAGACGAAAGCCAGGGAATGGACAGCTACATCGAATCGATGCGGGATCTGTCCCGGATGGTTGGTCAAATGAGCGGCCGGTATGAACACGCCGAAGGTTGGCGTCGGCGAGAACACTGGGGATTTTGTGGGCCAGACGATGATCCGTTGCGTGTCGCGCTGGCTGACCGGATCGCAGAAGGAACCAGAAACCTGTAG
- a CDS encoding sugar phosphate isomerase/epimerase family protein codes for MPHRRDFLAGSLAAASLASLSTRSLFAAETKTESRWPICVFTKPLNSMSFDEMAAALAKAGFDGVEATVRRGGNVEPADAAEKLPEMQRSMQKHGLEITLITTDIGEMGDPHRATVLETAADLGISRFRMRYGKYNRKQPIKHQLDHWKQQFGELADYCGKIGVQALYQNHAGENYLGASLWDLDRVLSDISPDHMGVVYDIRHAQVEGGMSWPVTWRMIQPRVRMLYVKDFQWVDGRVTNVPLGDGLVSQKFFDAVKASDLNCPISLHEEYLDHRDPALVPQHLEAMTTDLKTLQKRLGVNA; via the coding sequence ATGCCCCACCGCCGCGATTTTCTTGCGGGCTCTCTCGCCGCCGCATCACTTGCTTCGCTGTCGACTCGCAGTCTTTTCGCGGCTGAAACTAAAACCGAGAGCCGTTGGCCAATCTGCGTTTTCACCAAACCACTCAACTCGATGTCGTTTGATGAGATGGCCGCGGCACTTGCAAAAGCGGGCTTTGACGGAGTCGAAGCCACCGTCCGAAGAGGTGGCAACGTGGAGCCCGCCGATGCGGCCGAGAAGCTGCCTGAAATGCAACGATCGATGCAAAAACATGGCCTCGAGATCACGCTCATCACAACTGACATCGGTGAGATGGGCGATCCCCATCGAGCCACCGTTCTTGAAACCGCCGCCGACTTGGGCATCTCGCGATTCCGCATGCGGTACGGCAAGTACAACCGCAAGCAGCCAATCAAACACCAACTTGATCACTGGAAGCAACAATTTGGCGAGCTCGCAGATTACTGCGGGAAAATCGGCGTGCAGGCGCTCTATCAAAACCACGCGGGAGAAAATTACCTGGGTGCGTCGCTTTGGGACCTCGATCGAGTTCTTTCTGACATCTCGCCGGATCACATGGGCGTCGTCTACGACATCCGGCACGCACAAGTCGAAGGCGGCATGAGTTGGCCGGTGACTTGGCGAATGATCCAGCCCCGCGTTCGCATGCTGTACGTCAAAGATTTCCAATGGGTCGATGGCCGAGTGACAAACGTACCACTGGGTGACGGGCTGGTCAGCCAGAAGTTCTTCGACGCGGTGAAGGCCAGCGACCTGAACTGCCCGATCTCATTGCACGAAGAATACCTCGACCATCGCGATCCAGCGCTCGTGCCTCAGCACCTCGAGGCCATGACAACCGACCTGAAGACGCTTCAAAAACGCCTGGGAGTCAACGCGTAG
- a CDS encoding serine/threonine protein kinase: MGLLDSIKGAFSKGGGGSLKRIDVEKRFERSRTAATGTMSNFFVAYDLERKENVGVKILDPEKYELFESRFKGLNKPSEGEIAMQMKHPLIVKTFEHGITAKNQRILVMEYIAGVGIQDVIVRKKREVIDGKEMLLMREMAESLAYVHEQGFIHRDVCPRNFICTPPKDGEETVSGVRLIDFGLTVPATPPFMAPGNRTGTPLYMCPEIVRRRATDKRVDVFSLGVTFYCLLTFQHPWQGEIVSGRAALQHDTETATPILERRDDIHPKVARVIMRMIEPNVDDRLSSIKEFLSQTRGLESAFVS, from the coding sequence ATGGGGCTGCTTGATTCGATCAAAGGCGCGTTCTCAAAAGGCGGCGGTGGTTCGCTGAAGAGAATTGACGTTGAAAAACGATTCGAGCGTTCACGCACTGCGGCGACGGGAACGATGAGCAACTTCTTCGTTGCTTACGACCTGGAACGCAAAGAGAACGTCGGGGTCAAAATCCTCGACCCTGAAAAGTACGAACTGTTCGAAAGCCGCTTCAAAGGTTTGAACAAACCTTCCGAAGGCGAAATCGCGATGCAGATGAAGCATCCGCTGATCGTCAAAACATTCGAACATGGAATCACCGCAAAGAACCAACGTATCTTGGTGATGGAATACATCGCCGGCGTCGGCATCCAAGACGTCATTGTCCGAAAGAAACGCGAAGTCATCGACGGCAAAGAAATGCTGCTGATGCGAGAGATGGCCGAGTCACTCGCGTACGTTCACGAGCAGGGCTTCATCCACCGCGACGTCTGCCCTCGCAACTTCATTTGCACTCCCCCCAAAGACGGCGAAGAAACCGTCTCCGGCGTGCGACTGATCGACTTTGGCTTGACCGTGCCGGCGACACCGCCGTTCATGGCTCCGGGAAACCGCACCGGGACACCGCTCTACATGTGCCCCGAAATCGTGCGCCGCCGAGCGACCGACAAACGCGTCGATGTGTTCTCGCTCGGCGTGACGTTTTACTGCCTGCTGACATTCCAACACCCATGGCAAGGCGAAATTGTCAGCGGTCGTGCCGCACTGCAACACGATACCGAAACCGCGACGCCAATCCTCGAACGCCGCGATGACATCCACCCCAAGGTGGCTCGCGTGATCATGCGAATGATCGAGCCCAACGTGGACGACCGTTTGTCGTCGATCAAAGAGTTTCTCTCACAAACTCGCGGACTCGAATCCGCTTTCGTCAGCTAG
- the accD gene encoding acetyl-CoA carboxylase, carboxyltransferase subunit beta, whose product MEMDTAVENPAVEKNGQPTPSSTSTATDAAPTPNAPNRPAPNTAGNRKRGVPEGVWRKCDSCGASLFYKEVQQRLNVCPQCDHHFYVSAWERVAQVLDDGTFEPMNEHLRPTDPLEFRDRRSYAERLVGEQKRTGLTDAVLTGTGMIRARRVAFAVTDSAFIMGSMGSVVGERLTRLIERATEQNLALIIISASGGGARMHEGILSLMQMAKVSAALSRYHAAGGLFISVLTNPTMGGVAASFASLGDLVFAEPKALIGFAGPRTIKATIGIELPEGFQTSEFLLEHGYIDRIVHRKSLKTEIATAIDYCGK is encoded by the coding sequence GTGGAAATGGATACCGCAGTGGAAAACCCCGCAGTGGAAAAAAACGGGCAACCGACCCCATCATCGACGTCGACCGCAACCGACGCAGCACCAACCCCCAACGCACCCAACCGCCCCGCGCCAAACACGGCCGGGAATCGGAAACGAGGTGTGCCCGAGGGCGTGTGGCGGAAGTGCGACTCGTGCGGCGCCTCGCTGTTCTACAAAGAAGTTCAGCAGCGTCTGAACGTTTGCCCACAGTGCGATCATCACTTTTATGTGAGCGCGTGGGAACGCGTCGCGCAAGTGCTCGATGATGGCACATTCGAACCGATGAACGAACACCTTCGGCCGACCGACCCGTTGGAATTTCGTGATCGTCGTTCCTATGCCGAACGTCTGGTTGGCGAGCAAAAACGCACCGGACTGACCGACGCGGTCCTGACCGGCACCGGCATGATCCGCGCTCGGCGAGTTGCTTTCGCAGTGACCGACAGTGCGTTCATCATGGGCAGCATGGGATCGGTCGTCGGCGAACGCCTGACGCGATTGATTGAACGTGCCACCGAACAAAACCTGGCACTGATCATCATCAGCGCCTCCGGTGGTGGAGCACGCATGCACGAAGGCATCCTGTCGTTGATGCAAATGGCCAAGGTCTCAGCCGCCCTTTCGAGATACCACGCCGCGGGCGGTTTGTTCATCAGCGTGCTAACCAACCCAACCATGGGCGGCGTCGCTGCCAGCTTCGCTTCCCTCGGTGACTTGGTCTTCGCTGAACCCAAAGCGTTGATCGGGTTCGCCGGACCGCGAACGATCAAAGCGACCATCGGAATTGAACTCCCCGAAGGATTCCAAACCAGCGAATTTTTGCTGGAACATGGCTACATCGATCGCATTGTCCATCGAAAATCGTTGAAGACGGAAATCGCGACCGCCATCGACTATTGCGGGAAGTAA
- the ilvB gene encoding biosynthetic-type acetolactate synthase large subunit, with the protein MSTASSSSSANAAKGDQQPMNGADVLVKSLVDHGVEVLFAYPGGCSMPMHQALTRYGDSIRTILPRHEQGGAFAAQGYSRSTGKIGVVMATSGPGATNLVTAIADAKLDSIPMLCITGQVPTGAIGTDAFQETPMVEICRGITKHHYLVTDLADLPRVMKEAFHIATSGRPGPVLVDMPKDVQLGNFPIDMDPEMDLPGYSPEAPKVAGETIKQMAAAIKLARRPVIYAGGGIISGEASEELRELIKKTGIPTVTTIMGLGAVSPDDPRSLDWLGMHGAAYANYAVRDCDLLIALGVRFDDRVTGKVEAFAKDAKIIHVDIDSSELNKNKQAHIPVRGDVKDVLVQLNKIVQPPEIEAWQKTCTDLKAKYPLKYDNSFDGILQQHAIATLSKITADRETYVSVGVGQHQMWAAQFFKFRNPRTWMSSSGLGTMGFGLPAAMGVQAAHPDALVIDIDGDGSFQMNIQELATCFCEKLPVKVLLLNNQHLGMVVQWEDRFMDRNRAHTYLGPIDHDEAKGKSTADRFEYASDRYPNFVQIAKGYGCGAATVKKKADLEGALQEMIDHKGPFLLDVEVPYQEHVLPMIPGGMTVDDMLLD; encoded by the coding sequence ATGAGTACCGCTTCGAGCTCTTCCAGCGCCAACGCCGCGAAAGGCGATCAGCAACCGATGAATGGAGCCGATGTTCTCGTCAAATCGTTGGTCGATCACGGCGTCGAAGTCTTGTTCGCCTACCCCGGCGGATGCAGCATGCCCATGCACCAGGCTCTGACCCGGTACGGGGACTCGATCCGCACGATTCTGCCACGGCACGAGCAAGGCGGTGCCTTCGCCGCACAAGGCTACTCGCGCAGCACCGGCAAAATTGGCGTGGTGATGGCGACCAGCGGCCCCGGTGCCACCAACTTGGTCACCGCCATCGCGGACGCGAAACTGGACAGCATCCCGATGCTGTGCATCACCGGCCAAGTTCCCACCGGAGCGATCGGAACCGACGCGTTCCAAGAAACTCCGATGGTCGAAATCTGCCGCGGAATCACCAAACACCACTACCTCGTGACGGATTTGGCTGACTTGCCCCGCGTCATGAAGGAAGCCTTCCACATCGCCACCAGCGGTCGCCCCGGCCCCGTTTTGGTCGATATGCCCAAAGACGTGCAGCTGGGCAATTTCCCAATCGACATGGATCCAGAGATGGATCTGCCGGGATACAGCCCCGAGGCTCCTAAAGTCGCTGGCGAAACGATCAAGCAGATGGCAGCGGCCATCAAACTGGCCCGTCGACCTGTCATCTACGCCGGTGGCGGGATCATTTCTGGTGAAGCCAGCGAAGAACTTCGCGAGCTGATCAAGAAAACGGGTATCCCAACGGTCACGACCATCATGGGACTGGGCGCGGTTTCGCCCGATGACCCTCGTTCGCTCGATTGGCTGGGCATGCACGGAGCCGCCTACGCCAACTACGCCGTTCGCGATTGCGATTTATTGATTGCACTGGGCGTGCGTTTTGACGACCGAGTGACCGGCAAAGTGGAAGCGTTCGCGAAAGATGCGAAAATCATCCACGTCGACATCGATTCGTCAGAACTGAACAAGAACAAACAAGCCCACATCCCAGTTCGCGGCGACGTGAAGGATGTGCTCGTCCAGCTGAACAAAATCGTTCAGCCTCCCGAAATCGAAGCTTGGCAGAAAACCTGCACCGACCTGAAAGCCAAATACCCGCTGAAGTACGACAACTCGTTCGACGGCATTTTGCAACAGCACGCGATCGCGACGCTCAGCAAAATCACCGCCGATCGTGAGACCTACGTCAGCGTCGGTGTGGGCCAACACCAAATGTGGGCCGCACAGTTCTTCAAGTTCCGCAACCCTCGGACTTGGATGAGCAGCTCCGGACTGGGCACGATGGGATTCGGATTGCCAGCCGCCATGGGCGTGCAAGCAGCTCACCCGGATGCTCTGGTCATCGACATCGATGGCGACGGCAGCTTCCAAATGAACATCCAAGAACTCGCAACGTGCTTCTGCGAAAAGCTCCCCGTGAAAGTCTTGTTGCTGAACAATCAACACCTGGGAATGGTGGTTCAGTGGGAAGACCGATTCATGGATCGCAACCGCGCTCACACTTACCTCGGCCCCATCGATCACGATGAAGCCAAGGGCAAGAGCACCGCGGATCGCTTCGAATACGCCAGCGACCGTTACCCGAACTTTGTGCAAATCGCCAAGGGCTACGGATGCGGTGCCGCCACGGTCAAAAAGAAAGCGGACCTCGAAGGTGCCTTGCAAGAAATGATCGATCACAAAGGCCCCTTCTTGCTGGACGTCGAAGTGCCCTACCAAGAACACGTGCTGCCAATGATCCCCGGTGGAATGACCGTGGACGACATGCTCTTGGACTGA
- a CDS encoding fluoride efflux transporter FluC, translating into MTFVSDLFAIALGGSIGAVLRYLITLTVVSAPLSGWLTLHGSVGTTLANLLGCCALGGLFQFSQALVASDWVATGWAASLAHPRTLLAVRIGVLGSLTTFSTLIGETAVFASQGRILASSMLLGINVIAGWCLFWAAAAVVRNWTS; encoded by the coding sequence ATGACCTTTGTTTCAGACCTGTTCGCGATCGCCCTAGGCGGCTCCATTGGGGCTGTTCTACGCTACTTGATCACGTTGACGGTGGTTTCTGCCCCGCTAAGTGGTTGGTTGACGCTTCATGGCAGTGTCGGCACGACGCTTGCGAACTTGCTCGGGTGCTGCGCCCTGGGGGGGCTATTCCAGTTCTCTCAAGCTCTGGTGGCGTCCGATTGGGTCGCAACGGGCTGGGCCGCCTCTTTGGCACACCCCCGCACACTGTTGGCGGTGCGGATCGGTGTTTTGGGCAGTTTGACGACATTCAGCACCCTGATCGGCGAAACCGCCGTGTTCGCCTCGCAAGGCCGCATTTTGGCCAGTTCGATGCTGCTGGGAATCAATGTCATCGCTGGTTGGTGCCTCTTTTGGGCCGCTGCGGCGGTCGTTCGGAATTGGACCTCATGA
- a CDS encoding sialidase family protein: MIASVVSLPIQNWGVRLLPLLAALLAGWIATPAAGQTMPGFYRAFGNTGTTRSRHVAAAPESFDLPATYVSASQFADDASLHAVSVSPDGKVLVAVGDWGVIVRSEDAGLTWRNFTSGVDVALWDVRFLTETRVVAVGGGYEPVTGLSRGVALASDDAGRSWHRVDSSGATKLYRMAIRNSFDAEPLPAGSIEAIGDDSEATTANRFHSFDGGLTWLEDTAQSAESKNKLRDWLRQDVLVQAGQSARQTKGEGWRVRVGTHGSIERSTDDGKTWQPVRGADRGAAVMFVAASEHSVPWALIGREALEMNRRVVVVMDSAKPASSNAVRMLGRLRHAAMRLGVGRADWCSTATSEQNPSAGLLREHQPAVVVLDAALPASTRDAWVSATLDDSNFPLTASLIRKQTRRVYTSELQFDSAGGSSRALALRSDALLSGRAVLAGDLASDAMMVVAPGMVVPDSVVVSPVPGTSTELRRDLSLTGGLVLAPGQESSSGSTDQASRRRLQIATARMSQLTRLKDLLFDPGLRPKELTDTLDVLLPRTASEDRTRLLWWLWTQTRAAAQHASVAKNVMHAEALVACENIMLRTIVDAAPVDSVRRWADCMLQARSESFERSLVAMSQTQSGWIASSPNGAQSRWSGGGTSSREGVSNAGGGSDLAEQQNAVQPGTHWQAQSLSPFAVKPVTYESTTKTKAPFAQVGGMSASGASARLASASLASGALDGSLPTLPPMSQRSNWEYHPVVMAARRISGVGAGSLGDEENSGMPSVTRKQIAMPHVESRPRLDCELDDACWSDLRWQRTDDLMFACVSDKEYLYVAIVDAGVSEGTRPEGTRPTALELWVDGDGDLMSSFCFWCDSRGNRESTVDGTVRWQPNWYAALSGWGQSEADAEASTHLGPRVLAEIAIPITEILPRPESWSRISDQFAIRVRSSKNLAPGSNDLHDDKSTVGAEGRLASDFQALPDPQHWRFYPTPSE; the protein is encoded by the coding sequence ATGATCGCTTCTGTCGTTTCGCTTCCCATTCAAAATTGGGGCGTTCGGTTGCTGCCGCTGCTGGCCGCCCTGCTGGCCGGATGGATCGCCACTCCTGCCGCCGGCCAAACCATGCCCGGTTTTTATCGAGCGTTTGGCAACACGGGCACGACCCGCAGTCGTCATGTGGCCGCCGCCCCGGAAAGTTTCGATTTGCCGGCCACCTATGTATCCGCCTCGCAATTCGCCGATGACGCCTCGTTGCACGCGGTTTCGGTCTCGCCAGATGGCAAGGTCCTGGTCGCGGTGGGTGATTGGGGCGTGATCGTCCGCAGCGAAGACGCTGGGCTGACATGGCGAAACTTCACTTCGGGAGTCGACGTCGCGTTGTGGGATGTTCGTTTTTTGACCGAAACCCGTGTGGTTGCGGTCGGTGGTGGCTATGAACCGGTCACCGGGCTGAGTCGTGGCGTGGCATTGGCCAGCGACGATGCGGGCCGAAGTTGGCATCGCGTGGATTCGTCCGGAGCGACCAAGCTGTACCGCATGGCAATTCGAAACAGTTTTGATGCCGAACCGCTCCCTGCGGGATCGATCGAAGCCATTGGCGATGATTCCGAGGCAACCACCGCGAACCGATTTCACTCGTTCGACGGCGGGCTGACTTGGTTGGAAGACACTGCGCAATCGGCCGAATCCAAAAACAAGTTGCGAGATTGGTTGCGTCAGGATGTTCTGGTCCAGGCTGGTCAATCGGCTCGGCAAACCAAAGGCGAAGGTTGGCGAGTCCGCGTCGGCACGCATGGTTCGATTGAACGATCCACCGACGACGGCAAAACGTGGCAACCGGTCCGCGGTGCCGATCGAGGTGCCGCGGTGATGTTCGTGGCGGCGTCGGAACACTCGGTGCCATGGGCGCTGATCGGACGTGAAGCCTTGGAAATGAATCGGCGTGTTGTCGTCGTGATGGATTCCGCCAAACCAGCAAGTTCAAATGCCGTTCGCATGCTTGGTCGACTTCGACATGCCGCGATGCGACTGGGAGTCGGTCGCGCCGATTGGTGCAGCACCGCAACATCGGAACAGAATCCATCCGCGGGTTTGTTGCGTGAGCATCAACCAGCGGTGGTGGTGTTGGATGCCGCATTGCCAGCGTCGACGCGTGATGCGTGGGTCAGCGCAACGCTTGACGATTCCAACTTTCCTCTGACCGCGTCATTGATACGCAAACAGACGCGACGCGTTTACACCAGCGAGTTGCAATTCGATTCCGCCGGCGGTTCCTCTCGCGCCTTGGCGCTTCGCAGTGATGCGTTGTTATCGGGACGAGCTGTTTTGGCTGGCGACTTGGCGTCGGATGCGATGATGGTGGTAGCTCCTGGAATGGTGGTGCCGGACAGCGTCGTCGTGTCACCGGTGCCGGGAACCTCCACCGAACTTCGGCGAGATTTATCGTTGACCGGTGGACTGGTTTTGGCCCCTGGCCAGGAATCGAGTTCTGGGTCGACGGACCAAGCTTCACGAAGACGACTGCAAATCGCAACTGCGAGAATGAGCCAGCTGACACGGCTGAAAGACCTGCTCTTTGATCCAGGGCTTCGGCCAAAAGAGCTCACCGACACGTTGGACGTCTTGTTGCCGCGGACCGCGTCGGAAGATCGGACTCGGTTGCTTTGGTGGTTATGGACGCAAACTCGCGCCGCCGCCCAACATGCAAGTGTCGCAAAGAATGTGATGCATGCCGAGGCATTGGTCGCCTGCGAAAACATCATGCTTCGAACGATCGTTGACGCCGCACCGGTGGATTCGGTGCGTCGTTGGGCCGATTGTATGTTGCAAGCTCGTTCAGAAAGCTTTGAACGATCCTTGGTTGCAATGTCCCAGACCCAATCCGGTTGGATCGCATCCAGTCCCAACGGTGCCCAGTCGCGATGGAGTGGAGGCGGAACATCGAGTCGCGAAGGAGTCAGCAATGCGGGTGGTGGCTCTGATTTGGCCGAGCAGCAAAACGCGGTGCAGCCTGGAACGCATTGGCAAGCACAATCGCTGTCGCCATTTGCGGTCAAGCCAGTGACGTACGAATCGACGACCAAAACAAAGGCACCGTTCGCTCAGGTCGGCGGAATGTCAGCATCCGGCGCATCGGCACGGTTGGCTTCCGCTTCGTTGGCTTCGGGGGCACTTGATGGTTCCCTGCCGACGTTGCCACCGATGAGTCAACGCAGTAATTGGGAGTACCACCCGGTCGTGATGGCCGCACGCCGCATTTCGGGCGTGGGTGCTGGTTCATTGGGTGATGAGGAAAACAGTGGCATGCCATCGGTGACGAGAAAGCAGATCGCGATGCCGCATGTTGAGTCTCGACCCAGATTGGATTGCGAGCTCGATGACGCTTGTTGGAGCGACCTGCGATGGCAACGCACCGATGATTTGATGTTTGCCTGCGTGAGCGACAAAGAATACTTGTACGTTGCAATTGTTGATGCCGGCGTTTCCGAGGGAACGCGACCGGAGGGCACTCGGCCGACTGCGTTGGAATTGTGGGTCGATGGCGACGGAGACCTGATGTCGTCGTTTTGTTTTTGGTGTGACTCACGAGGCAACCGAGAATCGACGGTGGACGGAACCGTTCGCTGGCAACCCAACTGGTACGCCGCTCTGAGCGGATGGGGCCAATCCGAAGCAGACGCCGAGGCATCAACGCATCTTGGCCCTCGTGTGCTCGCTGAAATCGCGATTCCCATCACCGAGATTCTGCCTCGCCCCGAGTCTTGGTCGCGGATTTCAGATCAATTTGCCATCCGCGTGCGTTCGTCGAAGAATTTGGCACCGGGTTCCAATGATTTGCACGATGACAAAAGCACGGTTGGAGCCGAAGGAAGGCTGGCCTCTGATTTTCAAGCGTTGCCCGATCCGCAACACTGGCGTTTCTACCCCACGCCCAGCGAGTGA
- a CDS encoding STN domain-containing protein, whose product MKIACTIVVVVATCSFGVSNAQSPEFQGPRFEGPRRPNNPSPQAAPSSAHNTPNPYQNGYPPHSSATGPGGGYGRGPIPPRTRSPHDEQALEWAMFLQHQLHQRVELDAECKLSDLPRLIQEEVNLPCTLDQAAMRIAGVTPAAAVVELQARELPLRVALKRALTPLNLAAKLTEDGLVVTADFTELARAGIATDRWAGISAETVEKMESDLNQTVSIETDNMPLSEAVALLQEHLHQRIVLDVFSMEGEGLSADVPVSIHAKETSFRSVMNRMLRDQNLTFSFEDDVWVVTTVTAAEDRPLNRIYYLEATGLTQSIGEAMQLVQTSVDPESWEVLGGMGTMAPLPTGGSNRPGILISTTFATHLKTETLFDALRAGTVGEDVPTKSEPFQDPMSSGSFHPHGYYFPGSDPALTSQGNSSSSSQNAPNNSAPNTPQQTGGMF is encoded by the coding sequence ATGAAGATTGCGTGCACCATCGTGGTTGTCGTTGCGACCTGCAGTTTTGGTGTCTCAAACGCTCAATCGCCGGAATTTCAGGGACCCCGATTCGAAGGTCCTCGACGTCCCAACAACCCTTCTCCCCAAGCCGCTCCGTCCTCGGCACATAACACCCCCAACCCCTATCAAAACGGCTACCCACCGCACTCTTCAGCCACCGGGCCCGGTGGCGGCTACGGACGCGGCCCCATCCCACCACGAACTCGCTCACCACATGACGAACAAGCCCTGGAATGGGCCATGTTTCTGCAGCATCAACTTCATCAGCGAGTGGAACTGGACGCCGAATGCAAACTCAGCGACCTGCCTCGTCTAATCCAAGAGGAAGTCAACCTTCCCTGTACCCTCGACCAAGCCGCCATGCGAATCGCTGGTGTCACCCCAGCCGCCGCGGTGGTCGAACTACAAGCGAGAGAACTTCCGCTACGCGTTGCTTTGAAACGAGCCCTCACTCCACTGAACCTTGCCGCCAAGCTGACTGAGGACGGTTTGGTAGTCACCGCCGATTTCACGGAGCTCGCTCGGGCCGGCATCGCCACGGATCGTTGGGCGGGGATTTCTGCCGAGACTGTTGAGAAAATGGAATCCGACCTGAACCAAACGGTCTCGATTGAGACCGACAACATGCCTCTGAGCGAGGCGGTCGCCTTGCTGCAAGAACACCTTCATCAGCGTATCGTGCTTGACGTTTTTTCGATGGAAGGCGAAGGACTGTCAGCCGACGTCCCTGTGAGCATTCATGCCAAGGAGACGAGCTTCCGTTCGGTCATGAATCGAATGCTTCGCGATCAGAACTTGACCTTCTCATTCGAAGACGACGTTTGGGTCGTGACGACGGTCACCGCTGCCGAGGACCGCCCTCTGAATCGAATCTACTACCTGGAGGCGACTGGGCTGACCCAATCCATTGGCGAAGCCATGCAATTGGTTCAAACCTCCGTTGATCCAGAGAGCTGGGAAGTGCTCGGCGGCATGGGAACCATGGCCCCCTTGCCAACCGGCGGATCCAATCGGCCCGGCATCTTGATATCCACTACGTTCGCAACTCACTTGAAAACCGAAACGCTGTTCGATGCACTTCGAGCCGGAACGGTCGGCGAGGATGTGCCGACCAAGTCGGAGCCGTTTCAAGACCCAATGTCTTCGGGCAGTTTTCACCCGCACGGATACTACTTCCCGGGAAGCGACCCGGCTTTGACGAGTCAAGGAAACTCAAGCAGCTCCAGCCAGAATGCTCCCAACAACTCAGCACCCAACACGCCGCAGCAAACCGGCGGAATGTTCTAA